A single region of the Halorussus gelatinilyticus genome encodes:
- a CDS encoding Na+/H+ antiporter NhaC family protein → MASETYGIISLLPALLAIVLTLVSRQVLLSLFAGIWIGATILVGWNPVVGAAHSLQLVIDNITASFNSKLLLFTFLSGAMLGMIFLSGGMKALAERIISRIRTRRQAELGTSILGMLIFVDSYASTMITGSVMRPITDKFDVSREKLAYLLDSTTSPVVSVAVVSTWVGFEVGLIKEQFQALGIDQSAFVVFLQSIPFRFYSLLAVALVFITVTTGWNFGPMKSAEKRAKETGKVLRDDADPLLETREEDIVTPDHVDPRWWYFAAPIVALVVVTGLGLLTSGGWPDVAPVEALKDAATADAILWGVFSACGLLLAILVGHARVELEAISDSIFEGFKMVMFPVAVLSLAWTIGSVSEALGVGPYVVSVAQGIITAELLPAVVFLAAAIISFSIGTSWGTMGIMFPVAVPLAFNLGAPLPGAIGAILTGSLFGDHCSPISDTTVLSSMFAGADHVDHVNTQIPYAVLCGAVATGLFLASGYGVSPPPLLAVGVVALSVAAYTLSKSNRDPMPRVFGSDAD, encoded by the coding sequence ATGGCATCCGAAACGTACGGTATCATCAGTCTGCTGCCAGCACTGCTCGCCATCGTGCTGACGCTGGTCAGCAGACAGGTGTTGCTCTCGCTGTTCGCGGGCATCTGGATCGGAGCGACCATCTTGGTCGGGTGGAACCCGGTCGTCGGGGCGGCCCACTCCCTCCAGTTGGTCATCGACAACATCACCGCGTCGTTCAACAGCAAACTGCTGTTGTTCACGTTCCTCTCCGGTGCGATGCTCGGCATGATCTTCCTCTCCGGGGGCATGAAGGCTCTCGCGGAGCGCATCATCTCGCGGATTCGGACCCGCCGTCAGGCCGAACTCGGGACGAGCATCCTCGGGATGCTTATCTTCGTGGACTCGTACGCGAGTACGATGATTACCGGCTCGGTCATGCGACCCATCACCGACAAGTTCGACGTCAGCCGCGAGAAACTCGCGTACCTGCTGGACTCGACCACGTCGCCGGTCGTCAGCGTCGCGGTCGTCTCGACGTGGGTCGGCTTCGAGGTCGGACTCATCAAAGAGCAGTTTCAGGCGCTGGGCATCGACCAGAGCGCGTTCGTGGTGTTCCTCCAGAGCATCCCGTTCCGCTTCTACAGTCTGCTCGCGGTCGCCCTCGTCTTCATCACCGTCACAACGGGCTGGAACTTCGGCCCGATGAAGAGCGCCGAGAAGCGCGCGAAGGAGACGGGGAAGGTCCTCCGCGACGACGCGGACCCGCTGTTGGAGACCCGCGAGGAGGACATCGTGACGCCCGACCACGTGGACCCGCGCTGGTGGTACTTCGCGGCCCCCATCGTCGCGCTCGTGGTAGTTACGGGCCTCGGTCTGCTCACCTCCGGGGGCTGGCCGGATGTCGCGCCGGTCGAGGCGCTGAAGGACGCCGCGACGGCCGACGCCATCCTCTGGGGCGTCTTCTCGGCCTGTGGCCTACTGCTGGCCATCCTCGTCGGCCACGCACGGGTCGAGTTAGAAGCCATCAGCGACTCCATCTTCGAGGGGTTCAAGATGGTAATGTTCCCGGTCGCCGTCCTCTCGCTGGCGTGGACCATCGGCTCGGTCAGCGAGGCGCTCGGCGTCGGTCCCTACGTCGTCTCGGTCGCGCAGGGGATCATCACCGCCGAACTCCTGCCCGCGGTCGTCTTCCTCGCGGCCGCCATCATCTCGTTCAGCATCGGGACCTCGTGGGGGACGATGGGCATCATGTTCCCCGTCGCGGTGCCGCTGGCGTTCAACCTCGGGGCACCCCTGCCGGGCGCTATCGGCGCGATTCTCACCGGCTCGCTGTTCGGCGACCACTGCTCGCCCATCAGCGACACGACGGTCCTCTCGTCGATGTTCGCAGGAGCGGACCACGTCGACCACGTGAACACCCAGATTCCGTACGCGGTCCTCTGCGGGGCCGTCGCGACGGGCCTGTTCCTCGCCAGCGGCTACGGCGTCTCGCCGCCGCCGCTACTGGCGGTCGGCGTCGTCGCGCTCTCGGTCGCCGCGTACACGCTCTCGAAAAGCAATAGAGACCCGATGCCGCGGGTATTCGGTTCCGACGCGGACTGA
- a CDS encoding ABC transporter substrate-binding protein, producing MGENDTGAGMDRRHFLKTTAAGGLAATGAVAGAGSAQETTTGDGQETTQSGGDRAGQLLPQYTYLNNPANYNPARHDAINLIGTQLNKLGLRANVQVFEWGTLYNRVMQEQNFGFTTWNRGLGIDPGRRMPEMFHSSNTSPGEGNFTGYVNKDLDPTLMQQLQTSNTDERVNMLHQIQKTVNRDVPMHPIVQMPNIIAYNNQQVTGWTDHIVGYYHFEPMTNVKVKADHNELRGTWPETLGTMNVLGYNNETKLIHQFEMLYDKLIRINSELEPDPKMSLATEWERPNDQTVRYKIRQDHQWHDGEDVTPEDVKFTLDYIKDSQIPLYSTQHEMYGTDSVSVDGQWVQVNFSEKIGPVHTLFSNQIPIVPKHKWESRSDPANMSIEKPVGSGPLQFDYWDQGSELSLTKYGDHWNTVNFDRRIWRIIPESSTVWSLLKDGTLNYLPFTRIGRQLSQNQKQSQIGVQSTPGDGWWHFSQNTRKPGLDDVAVRQAAVHTIPKTAINEQVLYGFATEGWNLVGESFGKYSNPDVKKYQQQGNGVEVGKERLREAGYTFDSNGKVHFPE from the coding sequence ATGGGAGAGAATGACACGGGAGCGGGGATGGACAGACGACACTTCCTGAAGACGACGGCAGCGGGCGGTCTCGCGGCGACGGGCGCGGTTGCGGGAGCGGGGAGTGCGCAAGAAACGACGACCGGAGACGGTCAAGAAACGACGCAGAGCGGGGGCGACAGGGCGGGCCAACTGTTGCCGCAGTACACGTACCTGAACAATCCGGCGAACTACAACCCGGCGCGACACGACGCCATCAACCTCATCGGGACTCAACTCAACAAACTGGGTCTCCGGGCGAACGTGCAGGTGTTCGAGTGGGGCACGCTGTACAATCGGGTGATGCAGGAGCAGAACTTCGGGTTCACGACGTGGAACCGGGGACTGGGAATCGACCCCGGCCGCCGGATGCCCGAGATGTTCCACTCGTCGAACACGAGTCCGGGCGAGGGGAACTTCACGGGGTACGTGAACAAGGATCTCGACCCGACGCTGATGCAGCAGTTGCAGACCAGCAACACCGACGAGCGGGTGAACATGCTGCATCAGATTCAGAAGACCGTCAATCGGGACGTGCCGATGCACCCCATCGTCCAGATGCCGAACATCATCGCCTACAACAACCAGCAGGTGACGGGCTGGACCGACCACATCGTCGGCTACTACCACTTCGAGCCGATGACGAACGTGAAGGTCAAGGCCGACCACAACGAGCTTCGGGGGACGTGGCCCGAGACGCTCGGCACCATGAACGTGCTGGGCTACAACAACGAGACGAAGCTCATCCACCAGTTCGAGATGCTGTACGACAAGCTGATCCGCATCAACTCCGAGCTGGAGCCGGACCCGAAGATGAGCCTGGCGACCGAGTGGGAGCGCCCGAACGACCAGACGGTCCGGTACAAGATTCGGCAGGACCACCAGTGGCACGACGGCGAGGACGTCACGCCCGAGGACGTGAAGTTCACGCTCGACTACATCAAGGACAGCCAGATTCCGCTGTACTCGACCCAACACGAGATGTACGGCACCGACTCGGTGTCGGTGGACGGCCAGTGGGTGCAGGTCAACTTCAGCGAGAAGATCGGCCCGGTCCACACGCTGTTCTCGAATCAGATTCCCATCGTGCCCAAGCACAAGTGGGAGAGCCGGAGCGACCCGGCCAACATGTCCATCGAGAAGCCGGTCGGGAGCGGTCCGCTCCAGTTCGACTACTGGGACCAGGGCAGCGAACTGAGCCTGACGAAGTACGGCGACCACTGGAACACGGTCAACTTCGACCGGCGCATCTGGCGCATCATCCCGGAGAGTTCGACGGTGTGGTCGCTGCTGAAGGACGGGACGCTCAACTACCTGCCCTTCACCCGTATCGGGCGGCAGTTGTCCCAGAACCAGAAACAGAGCCAGATCGGCGTCCAGAGTACGCCCGGCGACGGCTGGTGGCACTTCAGCCAGAACACGCGCAAGCCGGGCCTCGACGACGTCGCGGTCCGGCAGGCCGCGGTCCACACCATCCCGAAGACCGCCATCAACGAGCAGGTGCTGTACGGATTCGCCACCGAGGGGTGGAACCTCGTCGGCGAGTCGTTCGGCAAGTACAGCAACCCGGATGTCAAGAAGTACCAACAGCAAGGTAACGGGGTGGAGGTCGGGAAAGAGCGACTGAGAGAGGCCGGATACACGTTCGACAGCAACGGGAAGGTTCACTTCCCCGAGTAG
- a CDS encoding metallopeptidase TldD-related protein: MGELEAVIDVTESVLDRLESNDDVAYAEVGGVARRATDAVVTAEEVRSASDVAETGVWWRLFADGAADYRYTTSFDANHLDTLVEKSVRSGRLLGQETPAKYDRGTVHRATHPGWARRPVESGHSTDEESLDAIDAAEKAETVGTALERAVADLDAERTRATYRDETVESVLLTTTGSAVNTTVERASVEPTVVPETGTKRGGHVGATTGAAFLDSLSERLANVVGRAADAESASALPSRTPEPGRRTVAVGPRAAAELFHHLAHYLEIDAVYFGSSPYRIGDRIGPDALSMADEVPAGSWAARAYDAEGRPTQSASLVAGGVVRNHVYDSAAAIREEAFPAGNLVPSLGFDRPPRVHARHLRVESGTATASERRSGATASVERVGSPHVVNEATRTKRTSGMPPSLLYARDIGETTPAEFDAEASNQRLRFPVVEGYALDGGERVARLSDAALEVELADFETLDAFGARTETVTGTCTKHKSTLPYAVTAPGVRLSARVLRE; encoded by the coding sequence ATGGGGGAGTTAGAGGCCGTCATCGACGTGACGGAGTCGGTCCTCGACCGACTCGAATCGAACGACGACGTGGCGTACGCCGAGGTCGGGGGCGTCGCCCGGCGAGCGACGGACGCGGTCGTGACCGCCGAGGAGGTCCGGAGCGCGAGCGACGTGGCCGAGACCGGCGTCTGGTGGCGACTGTTCGCCGACGGGGCCGCCGACTACCGGTACACCACGTCGTTCGACGCGAACCACCTCGACACGCTCGTCGAGAAGTCGGTCCGGTCGGGGCGACTCCTCGGGCAGGAGACCCCGGCGAAGTACGACCGCGGGACGGTCCACCGGGCGACCCATCCGGGGTGGGCGAGGCGGCCGGTCGAATCCGGACACTCGACGGACGAGGAGTCGCTCGACGCCATCGACGCCGCGGAGAAAGCCGAGACCGTCGGGACGGCGCTGGAGCGCGCCGTCGCCGACCTCGACGCCGAGCGAACCCGAGCGACCTACCGCGACGAGACGGTCGAGTCGGTTCTGCTGACGACCACCGGGTCGGCGGTCAACACCACCGTCGAGCGCGCGTCGGTCGAACCCACGGTGGTCCCGGAGACCGGCACGAAACGCGGGGGCCACGTCGGCGCGACGACCGGCGCGGCGTTCCTCGACTCGCTCTCGGAGCGACTGGCGAACGTAGTCGGGCGCGCCGCCGACGCGGAGAGCGCGAGCGCCCTGCCGAGTCGCACGCCGGAGCCGGGTCGCCGTACCGTCGCCGTCGGCCCGCGGGCCGCGGCCGAACTGTTCCACCACCTCGCCCACTACCTCGAAATCGACGCGGTGTACTTCGGGTCGAGTCCGTACCGAATCGGCGACCGCATCGGTCCCGACGCGCTGTCGATGGCCGACGAGGTGCCCGCCGGGTCGTGGGCCGCCCGCGCCTACGACGCCGAGGGGCGGCCCACGCAGTCGGCGTCGCTGGTCGCCGGCGGCGTCGTACGAAACCACGTCTACGACTCCGCGGCGGCCATCCGCGAGGAGGCGTTTCCCGCGGGCAACCTCGTCCCGAGTCTCGGGTTCGACCGACCGCCGCGGGTCCACGCCCGCCACCTCCGGGTCGAGAGCGGGACGGCGACGGCGTCCGAGCGTCGGAGCGGGGCGACTGCGTCCGTCGAACGAGTCGGGTCGCCGCACGTCGTCAACGAGGCGACCCGGACCAAGCGCACGAGTGGAATGCCGCCTTCGCTCCTCTACGCGCGGGACATCGGGGAGACGACGCCCGCGGAGTTCGACGCGGAGGCGTCGAACCAGCGACTCAGGTTTCCGGTTGTCGAAGGCTACGCGCTGGATGGCGGCGAGCGAGTGGCGCGCCTGTCCGACGCCGCGCTCGAAGTCGAACTCGCGGACTTCGAAACCCTCGACGCGTTCGGCGCGCGGACCGAGACGGTCACGGGCACCTGCACGAAGCACAAATCGACGCTCCCCTACGCCGTGACCGCTCCGGGCGTCCGACTCTCGGCGCGCGTCCTGCGCGAGTAG
- a CDS encoding creatininase family protein produces the protein MTVSLDYDEYDLGSMTWEDAETAIEEADFAVLPLGSVEQHSLHLPVTVDTLRAENLSRELVEAADDRDLSMVRLPTLPYGYSEHHMNYPGTVTLMADTYQSVLEEIGESLAAHGADRLAFVNCHGGNRSPMKLAADRIQRDHGVEVYPIHWTDYARDQLEAEFGDEWGHAGDHETSVVELFHPDLVREEKKEPQTRKAEFEARQFAYFDDLTEQGGWGDPTNSDPEFVERVVADATERILDALESDVDAVE, from the coding sequence ATGACGGTCTCGCTCGACTACGACGAGTACGACCTCGGGAGCATGACGTGGGAAGACGCCGAGACCGCCATCGAGGAGGCCGACTTCGCGGTCCTGCCGCTCGGGAGCGTCGAGCAGCACTCGTTGCACCTTCCGGTGACGGTCGATACGCTCCGGGCGGAGAATCTCTCGCGGGAACTGGTCGAAGCCGCCGACGACCGCGACCTCTCGATGGTCCGTCTGCCGACGCTCCCCTACGGCTACTCCGAACACCACATGAACTATCCGGGGACGGTCACGCTGATGGCCGACACGTACCAGTCGGTCCTCGAAGAGATCGGCGAGTCCCTCGCGGCCCACGGTGCCGACCGACTGGCGTTCGTCAACTGCCACGGCGGGAACCGCTCGCCGATGAAACTCGCGGCCGACCGTATCCAGCGCGACCACGGCGTCGAGGTGTACCCGATTCACTGGACTGACTACGCTCGCGACCAGTTGGAAGCAGAGTTCGGCGACGAGTGGGGTCACGCGGGCGACCACGAGACCAGCGTCGTCGAACTGTTCCACCCCGACCTCGTGCGCGAGGAGAAGAAGGAGCCACAGACCAGAAAGGCGGAGTTCGAGGCGCGTCAGTTCGCGTACTTCGACGACCTCACCGAGCAGGGCGGGTGGGGCGACCCGACGAACTCGGACCCCGAGTTCGTCGAGCGGGTCGTCGCGGACGCGACCGAGCGTATCCTCGACGCGCTCGAATCGGACGTGGACGCTGTGGAATAA
- a CDS encoding ABC transporter ATP-binding protein: MTMLEVEDLEVYYDTERGAVKAVDGVSFRIEEGENVGVVGESGCGKSTLAKAIIGILPKNGYINGGSIYFDGEDLTDLPEKRRRELRWDEISMIAQSAMNALDPVYTIREQILEAIEAHHPKMGRTESQERIDEMFDLVGLDRERQTDYPHQFSGGMRQRAMIAMALVLEPSLILADEPTTALDVIMQDQILKRINGIQQEVNSSMMVITHDVAVVAETCDRVVVMYAGEIAEEGPSEAIFQRPYHPYTIGLKSAFPNIQRSNQDLVSIGGHPPDLHDPPTGCRFAERCPLATRQCVEEDPPEVETGDLRSYCHHVDDVDSQLRPVADSAETWHDETGEGVADD; the protein is encoded by the coding sequence ATGACGATGCTCGAAGTCGAGGACCTCGAAGTCTACTACGACACCGAGCGAGGAGCCGTGAAGGCGGTGGACGGCGTGAGCTTCCGCATCGAGGAGGGCGAGAACGTCGGCGTCGTCGGCGAGTCGGGATGCGGCAAGTCCACGCTCGCCAAGGCGATAATCGGCATCCTGCCGAAGAACGGCTACATCAACGGCGGGTCGATTTACTTCGACGGCGAGGACCTCACGGATCTCCCCGAGAAGCGCCGCAGGGAACTGCGCTGGGACGAGATTTCGATGATAGCCCAGTCGGCGATGAACGCGCTCGACCCGGTGTACACCATCCGCGAGCAGATTCTGGAGGCCATCGAGGCCCACCACCCGAAGATGGGTCGCACGGAGTCCCAAGAGCGAATCGACGAGATGTTCGACCTCGTGGGGCTGGACCGCGAGCGCCAGACCGACTACCCCCACCAGTTCTCGGGCGGGATGCGCCAGCGCGCCATGATAGCCATGGCGCTGGTGCTGGAGCCGTCGCTCATCCTCGCGGACGAGCCGACCACCGCACTCGACGTCATCATGCAGGACCAGATTCTCAAGCGCATCAACGGCATCCAGCAGGAGGTCAACTCGTCGATGATGGTCATCACCCACGACGTGGCCGTGGTCGCCGAGACCTGCGACCGCGTGGTCGTGATGTACGCCGGGGAAATCGCGGAGGAGGGACCCTCAGAGGCCATCTTCCAGCGACCGTACCACCCCTACACCATCGGGTTGAAGAGCGCGTTCCCGAACATCCAGCGGTCGAATCAGGACCTCGTGAGCATCGGCGGCCACCCGCCGGACCTCCACGACCCGCCGACGGGCTGTCGGTTCGCCGAGCGGTGTCCGCTGGCGACCCGGCAGTGCGTCGAGGAGGACCCGCCGGAGGTCGAGACCGGCGACCTGCGGTCGTACTGTCACCACGTCGATGACGTGGACTCGCAACTCCGGCCGGTCGCCGACAGCGCCGAGACGTGGCACGACGAGACCGGCGAGGGGGTGGCCGATGACTGA
- a CDS encoding ABC transporter permease — translation MSQQHERSIFTDVEEYESEEDDFSAWRRNLRLWKETLSEQWDLLTDDYLVVAAMATLGFFGLVALFAPLIAPHGPTERLYQPNGVLIAKWMDPSLLGGQGNYLLGTTAQGYDIFSQLVYGARPALVVGLVAAFMTVGIGTMVGLTAGYYGGYVDDVLMRMVDFVYGLPLLPTVIVLVTLMGPGLDSIILAFVLLQWRTSARVIRSQVLSLRERSFVKAAKVSGASNWRIISRHIAPNVLPMAFLYAAFAIAWAILTEAGVSFLGLGDPNSVSWGVMLQSARVYSAMVEGAWWWFVPPGVCIALVVISGFLIGRGYEEIVNPELQVER, via the coding sequence ATGAGCCAACAACACGAGCGTTCGATATTCACCGACGTCGAAGAGTACGAGAGCGAGGAGGACGACTTCAGCGCGTGGCGGCGCAACCTTCGGCTCTGGAAGGAGACCCTGAGCGAGCAGTGGGACCTGCTAACCGACGACTACCTCGTGGTGGCCGCGATGGCGACCTTGGGCTTTTTCGGTCTGGTCGCGCTGTTCGCACCCCTCATCGCGCCCCACGGACCGACCGAACGCCTCTACCAGCCTAACGGCGTCCTCATCGCCAAGTGGATGGACCCGTCGCTGCTCGGCGGGCAGGGGAACTACCTCCTCGGCACGACCGCGCAGGGCTACGACATCTTCAGCCAACTGGTGTACGGCGCGCGACCAGCGCTCGTCGTCGGCCTCGTCGCGGCGTTCATGACCGTCGGCATCGGGACGATGGTCGGACTGACCGCGGGCTACTACGGCGGCTACGTGGACGACGTGCTGATGCGCATGGTGGACTTCGTGTACGGCCTGCCGCTCCTCCCGACCGTCATCGTCCTCGTGACGCTGATGGGACCGGGACTGGACAGCATCATCCTCGCGTTCGTCCTGCTCCAGTGGCGGACGTCCGCGCGAGTCATCCGGTCACAGGTGCTGTCGCTTCGGGAACGGTCGTTCGTCAAGGCCGCGAAGGTCTCGGGCGCGAGCAACTGGCGCATCATCTCGCGGCACATCGCGCCGAACGTCCTGCCGATGGCGTTCCTCTACGCGGCGTTCGCCATCGCGTGGGCCATTCTGACCGAGGCGGGGGTCTCGTTCCTCGGGTTGGGCGACCCCAACAGCGTCTCGTGGGGCGTCATGCTCCAGAGCGCCCGCGTCTACAGCGCGATGGTCGAGGGCGCGTGGTGGTGGTTCGTGCCGCCGGGCGTCTGCATCGCGCTGGTCGTCATCAGCGGTTTCCTCATCGGACGGGGATACGAGGAGATAGTCAATCCGGAACTGCAGGTGGAACGGTGA
- a CDS encoding IS5 family transposase — translation MQALPKSRLFRFVEQAMHMARRAVARYSSKFSKRRYTLHQHIVLLCLKVRKNTTYRTLLDELIEMPRIRRAIGLKELPSPSTLCKVFNRLDMTVWRVLLNLSVTLLPTNGVVGIDASGFDRSHASKHYTKRAELTIQQLKVTLLVDTRANAILDLHVTTTRKHDTKIAPSLIKRNVGEVAVLLGDKGYDDQKIRALARETGVRPLIKHREFSSLHKAWNARLNADLYGQRSQNETVNSRIKRKYGAFVRSRHWWKQFRELAVGCLTHNINKAL, via the coding sequence ATGCAGGCCCTCCCGAAGTCGCGGTTGTTCCGGTTCGTTGAGCAAGCGATGCACATGGCTCGGCGAGCTGTCGCTCGTTACTCCTCAAAGTTCTCAAAACGGCGGTACACACTTCATCAACACATCGTCCTCCTCTGTCTCAAGGTGCGGAAGAATACGACGTACCGGACGCTTCTTGACGAACTCATCGAGATGCCTCGGATTCGGAGAGCGATTGGCCTCAAGGAACTCCCCTCCCCTTCGACGTTGTGTAAGGTGTTCAATCGGCTCGATATGACGGTTTGGCGCGTCCTGCTCAACCTCTCGGTTACACTCCTCCCGACGAACGGTGTCGTCGGGATTGATGCCTCTGGCTTTGACCGGAGTCACGCCTCAAAACACTACACGAAGCGAGCTGAGTTGACGATTCAGCAGTTGAAGGTCACACTTCTCGTGGACACGAGAGCGAATGCCATCCTCGATTTGCACGTAACGACGACCAGAAAACACGACACGAAAATCGCACCGTCGCTCATCAAGCGGAATGTCGGTGAAGTAGCAGTTCTCCTCGGCGACAAGGGATACGACGACCAGAAGATTCGCGCGTTAGCCCGTGAAACTGGTGTTCGTCCCCTCATCAAGCACCGAGAGTTTTCGTCGCTCCACAAGGCGTGGAACGCTCGGCTGAATGCCGATCTCTACGGTCAACGTAGTCAGAACGAGACGGTGAACTCTCGCATTAAACGGAAATATGGCGCATTCGTCCGCTCACGACACTGGTGGAAGCAGTTCCGTGAACTCGCTGTCGGCTGCCTCACTCACAATATCAACAAAGCACTCTGA
- a CDS encoding ABC transporter ATP-binding protein: MTDYDDVLVDVEGLKKHFPVESGLVNDALNRVRGQETDKVHAVDGVSFELREGETFGIAGESGCGKTTTGMCLAKLYEPTAGSIYYDGQDIADKSGSELASFRRNAQMIFQDPFESLNPRMTVYDTVVEPLRIHDIPNQRARVRRAMEFAELEPADQFFDQYPHELSGGQRQRLAIARALVVDPDFIVADEPVSMLDVSLRAGVLSLLEEMTDEFGLSVVYISHDLSLLRHMCDRLAIMYMGKIVEQGPTEDIITDPKHPYTKSLIDAVPVPDPNAGRERVELEGEVGDAINVPSGCRFKNRCDEYIGEVCDAVSPPLEEKADVDDDREAACHLYESAEGFDPEAELAGRAEGDESPDRARSDDD; the protein is encoded by the coding sequence ATGACTGACTACGACGACGTGCTGGTTGACGTGGAGGGCCTGAAGAAGCACTTCCCGGTCGAGAGCGGACTCGTCAACGACGCGCTGAACCGCGTCCGCGGGCAGGAGACCGACAAGGTCCACGCGGTCGATGGCGTTTCCTTCGAACTCCGGGAGGGCGAGACGTTCGGCATCGCGGGCGAGTCGGGGTGCGGCAAGACCACCACGGGGATGTGTCTGGCCAAACTCTACGAACCGACCGCGGGGAGCATCTACTACGACGGTCAGGACATCGCGGACAAGTCGGGGTCGGAACTGGCCAGCTTCCGCCGGAACGCCCAGATGATATTTCAGGACCCCTTCGAGAGCCTGAACCCCCGGATGACGGTGTACGACACCGTGGTCGAACCGCTCCGCATCCACGACATCCCGAACCAGCGAGCGCGGGTCCGGCGGGCCATGGAGTTCGCGGAGCTCGAACCCGCAGACCAGTTCTTCGACCAGTATCCCCACGAACTGTCGGGCGGCCAGCGCCAGCGTCTCGCCATCGCCCGCGCGCTGGTCGTGGACCCGGACTTCATCGTCGCCGACGAACCCGTCTCGATGCTCGACGTGAGCCTCCGGGCGGGCGTGCTGTCGCTGTTGGAGGAGATGACCGACGAGTTCGGCCTCTCGGTGGTGTACATCAGCCACGACCTCTCGCTGTTGCGCCACATGTGCGACCGCCTCGCCATCATGTACATGGGCAAAATCGTCGAGCAGGGACCGACCGAGGACATCATCACGGACCCCAAACACCCCTACACCAAGTCGCTCATCGACGCCGTGCCGGTGCCCGACCCGAACGCCGGCCGCGAGCGCGTCGAGTTGGAGGGCGAGGTCGGCGACGCCATCAACGTCCCGAGCGGGTGCCGGTTCAAGAACCGGTGCGACGAGTACATCGGCGAGGTCTGCGACGCGGTGTCGCCGCCGTTAGAGGAGAAGGCCGACGTTGACGACGACCGCGAGGCGGCGTGTCACCTCTACGAGAGCGCCGAGGGCTTCGACCCCGAGGCCGAACTCGCCGGTCGGGCCGAGGGCGACGAGAGCCCGGACCGAGCGCGCTCGGACGACGATTAA
- a CDS encoding ABC transporter permease, translating into MGKVNFFVRRTVQLVLTLWAVATVLFVLFRLMPGDPTSYIVSPQMTPEIRQQIIANYGLNDPMWVQYVRYIENLATLDLGRSFKTNEQVAEILATYLPNTLILMLTAFVIAYTIGVTAGVLTGWYRGSDFEKSAVVTALVGRSVPSFWVGILVLWVFGATLGLIPMSGMTAIGTEPSGFWDMVFSVGFLHHLVAPVAVLAFYYMGYPLLIMRNSMLETLSEDFIDICRAKGLTERAIMFRHAARNAMLPVLTAAAIAVGYAIGGSVLIETVFGWPGIGREMIRAVLRRDYPVAQGTFLVLALSVIVMNFIADLLYGVLDPRVTYD; encoded by the coding sequence ATGGGAAAGGTCAACTTCTTCGTGCGACGGACGGTACAGTTGGTCCTCACGCTGTGGGCAGTGGCGACTGTCCTCTTCGTACTCTTTCGGCTGATGCCGGGGGACCCGACCTCCTACATCGTCTCGCCCCAGATGACTCCGGAGATTCGCCAGCAGATAATCGCCAACTACGGGCTGAACGACCCGATGTGGGTCCAGTACGTCCGGTACATCGAGAACTTGGCGACGTTAGACCTCGGGCGGTCGTTCAAGACGAACGAGCAGGTCGCCGAAATCCTGGCGACCTACCTGCCGAACACGCTGATACTGATGCTGACGGCGTTCGTCATCGCGTACACCATCGGCGTGACGGCGGGCGTGCTGACCGGCTGGTACCGGGGGAGCGACTTCGAGAAGAGCGCGGTCGTCACCGCGCTGGTCGGCCGGTCGGTCCCCAGTTTCTGGGTCGGCATCCTCGTGCTGTGGGTGTTCGGCGCGACCCTCGGCCTCATCCCGATGAGCGGGATGACCGCCATCGGCACCGAACCGTCCGGGTTCTGGGACATGGTGTTCTCGGTCGGATTCCTACACCACCTCGTCGCTCCGGTGGCGGTACTGGCGTTCTACTACATGGGCTATCCCCTGCTCATCATGCGAAACAGCATGTTAGAGACCCTCTCGGAGGACTTCATCGACATCTGTCGGGCGAAGGGGCTGACCGAGCGCGCCATCATGTTCAGGCACGCCGCCCGGAACGCGATGCTCCCGGTCCTGACCGCGGCCGCCATCGCGGTGGGGTACGCCATCGGCGGGAGCGTCCTGATAGAGACCGTCTTCGGGTGGCCGGGCATCGGCCGCGAGATGATTCGGGCGGTCCTGCGCCGGGACTACCCCGTCGCGCAGGGGACGTTCCTCGTCCTCGCGCTGTCGGTCATCGTGATGAACTTCATCGCGGACCTGCTGTACGGCGTCCTCGACCCGAGGGTGACTTACGACTAA